The genomic region AACGCGCGGAACGTGAATTCGCGCCACTGCCATGTCTCGCCGTCATATGTCGCGCGCACCTTTTCGACCGTGGCCGGCGAGATGCACGGCAGATAGTAACGCCGCGGATGTTCGAGGATGCCGACCACGCTCGCGTCTGCCCAGACCGGACAGCCGGTTTCGGCCGTAAGACGCGGCAACGCGTCGACGTGGTCGTCGTGGTAGTGGGTTACCCAGCAGCCGTCCAGGCTTGTAATCTCATTCTTCTGTAGCCAGTCGCACACCGTATCCACGACGGCGTCCGCGCCGCAGTCCACGAGCCACGCGGCCCGGCTCTCGGACACGACCAGGAAGCTGGTAGGACTGACGCGGCGCACCCAGGCCGGCGGCGGTTGGGTCTCCGCGAGGGCCATGCGCGCTGGGTCGTCCTTCAAATCGGCGAGCAGTTCCGGGAAATAGAAATTCAGCGCAGAGATGGACGCGTAATTGCGCAAGAGGGCGTCTAACCGCTGCTCGAGAAGCCGGGTTGCACCAGGCACATCGCGAATCAGGCCGCCGTGCGATGGAACGAGCACATCGGGGCGTTCCGCGCGCACTTTTTCGAGGCTTGCCAGCAGCGCTGCGCGGTTCCCGAGAAATCCGTGGTAATCGGTGATTCTTGCATTGCCCTTTTGCAGCGAATAGACGTCCCAAAGGCGTCCGCCTTCATACACGAGGTCACCGGAAAAGACGATGCGCAGGTCTCCGGCCGCGACGGCATACGATACGCTGTGGTCTGTCATGCCCGGCGTTTCAAGCACCTGGATGCGCCAGTCTTCCCAATCGATGATTTCGCCATCCTGTACGCCGCGCGCGACCGGCACGGGCTGCGCCAGCACTTCCGGGCCGGGCTGCTGACGGTAGAGATGCCAGCGGTTCTTCGGGTCTTGCCAATACGAGGCGACGTCCTCGACCAGCGGTCGCTCGGCCTCCGGGATGACAAGTTGCGCCCCGGAATCCAGGAGAGTCTTCGCGCCTGCGAGGTGCGTTCGTTTGTGCTGCGTGCAGAGGATCCACACGACCTTGCGCACGCCGAGCCGCGCCAGCCGTTCCGGCGTCATGGAATCGCAACAGTCGATGAGCAGCGCCTCGCCGCCGCGCACGAAGACGCCCATGTTCACCGCGCCCGGCACCACATAGACGCCGGGCGCCAGGGAAATCGCCTGCAGGTTCGCCATTTCCGGGAAGGATGGCCCTGGGGCCGCTGCCCGCGCAAGCGGCGCCATCAGCAGGGCACTTGCGAAGAATCGGGCGGCGCCGCGCATCTCGTGTCCGTATCCTGCGCGGCGCTAGGGGATGGTTACCCAGGCGTCGGGCACGCAGGCTGCGCCGAGCCGCTGGCCGAGCGGCGTCGCCTTGAACGCATCGAACGTGTAGCCTTCAGGTGCGGCGCCGTTGGACGGCAATTGGCACACCTGACCGGATTCCGCGCGCTCGAGCCGCTTCCACACGTAGACACGCTCGACATAGGCGACCGTGACGTTCTTGTTGTCGCTGTTCAGACGCGCGATTTCGCTGTAGAACGCCTTGCGGTCCTCGTTTTCCTCGGCCATGAGCTTCTGAATTTCGTTCTTCTGGTCCGCGTCCTGCAATGCGGGGCAATCGCGCAGCGCCAGGTAACCGCGATTGGTTTCGCCCAGGCAGCCCTGCGCCTTCAATTCATTGACGCGCGCGCTGCGCTCGTTAATCGACTTGAGAATCTGGCGGTACCGCGCCGACTCGGTCTTCAATTCCTCGGCGCAGGCAGTATGCATGGGAGCGGCCCATTCAAGCAGGCCGCGCAGGACCGACCGGGACATGTCACCTGCCGGCGCAAGCTCCGGCATGACGTCCGTCTTGCCTTCCATGTAATCGAGCACTGCGTCCGCCTGCTGTTCAATATGCCGGATGTCGAGCGTCACGTGCGCCTCGATGCGGTGTTCCGTCCGGATTACGCAGCCGACCGACAGCACCAGGCCCGCTATGGCAGCACTCGCAAACAATCGCTTCATCGTGTGGACCTCCTTCTTTTGCGTTCCGCCAAACACATTGCATCGCAGCGTTAGCCTAACAGACGCCCGTCTTTTTACCTTATTCACAGCCGCCGCCGAATCCGGCGCCAGAATATGATCTCATGTATCCATTGTAACCGGCCACTGCCGTTTTTGCACCACTCCCCCGCACGCCCGTTTTTGCCGCGGATTTGACCTCCGGCGCCGGCCGGGAAAAAGCGCGGGTTACTGCGCGCGTTCCCGTGCGCGCAGCGCTTCGACGATGGCCTGCGGGTCGGCCTTGATATCCACGTCGAGCGACAGGTCCCGGCTTTCGAGGAGGGCTTTGCCCACGATGCGGCCGTCCGCGAAGCCCAACTCCAAATCCGCCGAATCGAAAGGCCGTTGCGGTTTCTTGCCAATAGCCTGGCGCAGCATGCGCTCGAAGGACTTGCCCATCGGCAGGCCGGACACGTACTGCGAGAGCAGGAGTTGCTCGACCATGTCGCGGTTCATGCTGAATCCGTCGCCCGCCTGAAGGCTCACGGTCAGGTCCGCGAGCGCGCCATGGGAAAAGGCGATGCTGATAGCCCCGCTGGCGCGGCCAGTCAGGGTCATGCCGGGCGGCTTGTACTCGTTCGTGAACCGTCCCAGGTCCACATTGGTCAGCTTCAGTCCCAGGCGAACCGGCAAGCCAGGTTCGAGCAGGCCCGCCGCAATGGTTGCGTCCACGGTCCCGTCGAACAAGGTCGCGCGGATATTCTCGCTGCGCAATTCTGTGCGCTCGGGGCGCAGCGTCGTTTGAATGCCGCTCAGGTTCACGCCGCCGACCGAAAGCGCCGTCATGCTGACGCCGATGCTTCCGGACAGGTCTTCCTCCAGCCCGATATCCCCCGTGGCTTCGAGGTTTTCCAGGGTTGCGGTTGCGCCGGGCAACGCCATGTGTTCCGCGCGCACCGTTCCCTGCACATGGCCGCGCACCGCGGACCCGTCCAGGCGCACCGCGCCCGTGAGTTCGGCCTTTCCCGCAGCCTCGGCCAGGAATTCCATCGCGACGAAAGGCGCGAAATCCGTCGTAATCTGGATGTCATCCGCCATGCCGGTCATTGCCGAAAGGTCGAGGGCGGCTCTTGCGGCGATGAGGCGTGTATGCTCGCCCAACGCGACCGACAGGTTGTTCGCGTCGAGAGTCCCTGTATCCGGCGCATAGCGGCACGCGGCCTCCACTCGCAGCGTCTCACCGTACGGCACCGCGAGGTCACCGTATCCCAGGGTGTCCGTTGTCAGCACGGTATCCAGCGTGAAAACGTGGTTCTCGAATCGTGCCGGGGCCTCGAAAGAGACCTCGCCCCAGAGGCCGGGCGCGCCGAGCAGTGCGTCCAGAAAGCCAATGTCTCCCTCCGCCTTCAACGCCGCGCGCGCGGCCCCTTTGCGCAGGTCCAGTTTGCAGTCTTGGCCCGAGACCTCGAACGCGTCCGTCACGGCGAGGTGCAATTCCGCGCTCTGCCACGTGGAGAAATCGCGCGAGGCCGCCAGTGTGCCTGTGAGCCGCGGCGCCACGCCGGAAGAAGACCACGACGCGCCCTCGAGCGCCGTCGCGGCGAGGTTGGCCTTGAAGCGCCAGTCGTACTCGCTCGCGGTCACGGCGACCTCGCCGTCGACCACCGCCGCT from Candidatus Hydrogenedentota bacterium harbors:
- a CDS encoding MBL fold metallo-hydrolase, with the translated sequence MRGAARFFASALLMAPLARAAAPGPSFPEMANLQAISLAPGVYVVPGAVNMGVFVRGGEALLIDCCDSMTPERLARLGVRKVVWILCTQHKRTHLAGAKTLLDSGAQLVIPEAERPLVEDVASYWQDPKNRWHLYRQQPGPEVLAQPVPVARGVQDGEIIDWEDWRIQVLETPGMTDHSVSYAVAAGDLRIVFSGDLVYEGGRLWDVYSLQKGNARITDYHGFLGNRAALLASLEKVRAERPDVLVPSHGGLIRDVPGATRLLEQRLDALLRNYASISALNFYFPELLADLKDDPARMALAETQPPPAWVRRVSPTSFLVVSESRAAWLVDCGADAVVDTVCDWLQKNEITSLDGCWVTHYHDDHVDALPRLTAETGCPVWADASVVGILEHPRRYYLPCISPATVEKVRATYDGETWQWREFTFRAFHFPGQTLYHGGLMVEGRGSRLFFAGDSGAPSGLDDYTAGNRVFLGADRGFRRCIRLWRELAPDGILNQHQEMMFRFSPDELDYLDRVLDERETVLREMTPWDDPNFATDPWWVRAYPYEQDVRPGEQCTIDVQLTNHGPEAVRVRLEPVPPEGWTAGATESTTQVEIPPRTCGLVVAGRPDSDRAARIRLQVPAGAAPGMYVVPFRVQWGARYLGPFRHALVHVRG
- a CDS encoding DUF1318 domain-containing protein; the encoded protein is MKRLFASAAIAGLVLSVGCVIRTEHRIEAHVTLDIRHIEQQADAVLDYMEGKTDVMPELAPAGDMSRSVLRGLLEWAAPMHTACAEELKTESARYRQILKSINERSARVNELKAQGCLGETNRGYLALRDCPALQDADQKNEIQKLMAEENEDRKAFYSEIARLNSDNKNVTVAYVERVYVWKRLERAESGQVCQLPSNGAAPEGYTFDAFKATPLGQRLGAACVPDAWVTIP